A genomic region of Catalinimonas niigatensis contains the following coding sequences:
- a CDS encoding ABC transporter permease, with product MFFDYKLAFRYLRKIKAMSLINISGLALGIIACLFIVHFVKMESVLYVFPQKNHLNERSSLGSNEEAEISQKILKGFEQLTPEVSRQNIYSEVITSNEHLSYQYIMGAGAIFVLVILGVNIVSFTTVRSAKRAPEKGMRKTLETLRRYLSWQFLTESLFISFISLLVSIIALQFILPYFNQAVGFSLTIDEVLSSLSLSYLLFGVILLGILSGLYPTLFLACFKPSVVLKSSFSQQRAWLKKSLIAFQFCISLFMIIGSIIIFEQLDYLTHKKLALVQQQRIVVPRHEENLSLETSVNTKTEILPELKDAAANTTLASCPFYLPRLRKAIDFLPLNMYTRYFVDDEFFGVLKAFLFQNVRN from the coding sequence ATGTTTTTCGACTACAAGCTTGCTTTCCGATACCTAAGAAAGATAAAAGCTATGTCTTTGATCAATATCAGCGGTTTGGCATTAGGCATCATCGCCTGCCTGTTCATCGTTCATTTTGTAAAGATGGAGAGTGTACTTTATGTTTTTCCTCAGAAAAATCATTTGAACGAACGTTCTAGCTTAGGAAGCAATGAAGAAGCTGAAATTTCCCAAAAAATTCTGAAAGGTTTTGAACAACTGACTCCGGAAGTTAGCCGGCAGAACATTTACAGCGAGGTAATAACTTCTAATGAGCATCTTTCATATCAGTATATTATGGGGGCAGGCGCCATTTTTGTTTTAGTCATTCTGGGGGTTAATATTGTTAGTTTCACCACTGTACGTTCTGCAAAAAGGGCCCCTGAAAAAGGTATGCGCAAAACACTGGAAACCCTGAGGAGGTATTTATCCTGGCAGTTTCTGACTGAATCTCTCTTCATCAGTTTTATAAGTCTGCTCGTTTCAATAATTGCTTTACAGTTTATCCTCCCCTACTTCAATCAGGCCGTCGGATTTTCCCTCACCATTGATGAAGTCCTTTCCTCTCTATCATTGAGTTACTTATTATTTGGCGTAATTTTGCTAGGCATCCTTTCAGGATTATATCCTACCCTATTCCTCGCCTGCTTTAAACCATCTGTGGTTCTTAAGAGTAGTTTTTCTCAGCAGAGAGCCTGGCTGAAAAAAAGCCTGATTGCCTTCCAATTCTGTATTTCTTTGTTCATGATTATAGGAAGCATCATCATCTTTGAGCAACTTGATTACCTGACTCACAAGAAACTGGCATTGGTGCAGCAACAACGTATTGTGGTCCCTAGGCATGAAGAAAACTTAAGTTTAGAGACCTCCGTCAACACGAAAACAGAGATTTTGCCTGAACTGAAAGATGCTGCAGCCAATACAACGCTTGCGAGTTGTCCCTTCTATCTGCCCAGACTTAGAAAAGCAATAGATTTTTTACCATTGAATATGTATACCCGGTATTTTGTGGACGATGAGTTTTTTGGTGTGTTGAAAGCTTTTTTGTTTCAAAACGTTAGGAATTAG